The Octadecabacter arcticus 238 genome contains a region encoding:
- the lpxA gene encoding acyl-ACP--UDP-N-acetylglucosamine O-acyltransferase, whose protein sequence is MAIHSSAIIEDGAQIGVDVSIGPFCIVGTKVVLGDRVQLKSHVVVTGDTQVGADTTIFPFCCIGEIPQDVKFKGEAAKLVIGERNRIREHVTMNPGTEGGGGITSIGDDGFFLAGCHVAHDARIGDRVIIVNQSAVAGHCIIEDDVIIGGLCGIHQFVRIGRGAIIGALSMVTNDVIPHGLVMGPRGELDGLNLVGLKRRGVDRKDITALRVAFQTLKDGEGSFMDRARRLGAESDSKHVSEMVDFILGDTDRNFLTPR, encoded by the coding sequence ATGGCGATTCACTCCTCAGCGATTATCGAAGACGGTGCCCAGATTGGCGTGGATGTTTCGATTGGCCCGTTCTGTATTGTCGGGACCAAGGTTGTGCTTGGGGACAGGGTTCAGCTTAAATCCCACGTCGTCGTAACAGGTGACACGCAGGTCGGAGCGGACACCACGATCTTTCCGTTCTGCTGCATCGGTGAGATCCCGCAGGATGTGAAATTCAAAGGTGAGGCGGCCAAGCTGGTCATCGGTGAACGCAACCGCATCCGCGAGCATGTGACGATGAACCCTGGAACTGAAGGCGGTGGAGGGATAACTTCTATTGGCGATGACGGTTTTTTTCTTGCTGGGTGCCACGTGGCGCATGACGCGCGCATTGGCGATCGGGTGATTATAGTCAACCAATCCGCCGTCGCAGGGCATTGCATCATCGAAGACGATGTCATCATCGGTGGGTTGTGCGGCATCCACCAGTTTGTACGGATTGGGCGCGGCGCGATTATTGGCGCGCTGTCGATGGTCACCAACGACGTCATTCCGCACGGACTGGTCATGGGGCCGCGCGGTGAATTGGACGGGCTGAACCTTGTCGGGCTGAAACGTCGCGGTGTAGATCGCAAAGACATCACAGCGCTGCGTGTGGCGTTCCAAACCCTGAAAGATGGGGAGGGATCGTTCATGGATCGCGCCCGTCGATTGGGTGCTGAAAGTGACAGCAAGCATGTGTCCGAAATGGTGGATTTCATTTTGGGCGATACTGATCGTAATTTCCTGACGCCGAGGTGA
- the fabZ gene encoding 3-hydroxyacyl-ACP dehydratase FabZ yields the protein MSDPITSADIQMIQRIIPHRYPFLLVDKVVDIVGTTTATGIKNVTMNEPHFQGHFPGTPIMPGVTIIEAMAQTSAVMVGATMGLMDKNMLIYFMGIDNCKFRRKVVPGDVLRMTVKTTRGKPGGKVWKFKGVATVDGELAAEAEFTAMMDMQA from the coding sequence ATGTCAGATCCCATTACCTCAGCCGATATCCAGATGATTCAACGGATTATTCCACACCGGTACCCGTTCCTTTTGGTCGACAAGGTCGTCGATATCGTCGGCACAACAACTGCGACAGGCATCAAGAACGTCACCATGAATGAGCCGCATTTTCAGGGCCATTTCCCTGGCACGCCAATCATGCCCGGTGTGACGATCATCGAGGCGATGGCGCAAACCTCTGCCGTGATGGTTGGCGCGACGATGGGGCTCATGGACAAGAACATGCTTATCTATTTCATGGGCATTGATAACTGCAAATTCCGCCGCAAGGTGGTTCCCGGTGACGTGTTGCGCATGACGGTGAAAACAACGCGCGGCAAACCCGGTGGCAAGGTCTGGAAATTCAAAGGCGTCGCGACGGTTGATGGTGAACTCGCGGCAGAAGCGGAATTTACCGCGATGATGGATATGCAGGCTTAA
- a CDS encoding OmpH family outer membrane protein yields the protein MIAALAGAAGAQQNIEPQEFEVTAGEVVTAIVTVDIDRLFSQSQFGQRVAQGYAAEREALANENSSIAAALRKEELALATQRAEMAASVFRTEAEAFDEKAQSIRRAQDAKERALEDTLVQGRDQFLEVTRPILGQLMVDRGALAILDRRSVLLSLGSIDVTDDAIARIDAEIGDGADALLETGPDLGSDTAPEN from the coding sequence ATGATAGCGGCCCTAGCGGGGGCAGCTGGTGCGCAGCAAAATATTGAACCACAGGAATTTGAGGTGACCGCAGGCGAGGTCGTGACGGCCATTGTGACCGTGGACATTGACCGACTGTTTTCGCAATCCCAGTTCGGGCAACGCGTCGCGCAAGGCTACGCGGCAGAGCGAGAAGCGCTTGCAAATGAGAACAGCAGTATCGCTGCTGCTTTGCGCAAAGAAGAACTTGCTTTGGCAACGCAGCGTGCAGAGATGGCTGCGTCTGTGTTCCGCACCGAAGCCGAAGCCTTCGACGAGAAAGCCCAGAGCATTCGCCGCGCGCAAGATGCCAAAGAACGTGCGCTCGAAGACACGTTGGTGCAAGGGCGTGATCAATTTCTTGAGGTGACGCGCCCGATCTTGGGCCAGTTGATGGTTGATCGCGGGGCTTTAGCTATTCTGGATCGCAGGTCGGTTCTGTTGTCGCTGGGCAGCATCGATGTCACCGATGATGCCATTGCACGGATTGACGCCGAGATTGGGGACGGGGCAGATGCCTTACTGGAAACGGGTCCCGATTTGGGTTCGGACACCGCACCTGAAAACTAG
- the bamA gene encoding outer membrane protein assembly factor BamA has translation MNNTLHAVNVILERLRVMTRGWAFIATLFVSGMTALATPVSAQDFNFSNVSVEGNQRIEIATILTYLGFGQGEAVTAGVVNDAAQRIRATGLFESVDVVAQGRTLIVRVVEFPTINQITFEGNSRIRDAELSAAVRSQPRRVYSPSQAESDTAAITQVYADQGRINATVTPRIIQRSDNRIDLIFEVFEGGLTEVERISFVGNRAYGESRLRRVLETKQAGLLRAVISRDTFIADRVAFDQQVLTDFYQSRGYVDFLVQNVDVSLTRERDAYLITFNVQEGQQFEFGILSVTSEVTGADPAIFENALRLRTGVTYSPELIERDISRLELLALHQQLNFVRVDPRVTRNDRTLTLDVEFALVNGPRIFIERIDIEGNNTTLDRVIRSRFDVVEGDPFNPRQIRESAERIRALGYFGNADVDAREGSSPDQVVIDVDVTEAPTGSLSFGGNFSTDNGFSLLASFKQGNFVGRGQSLSFSVQAGSDNQNLSFSFTEPRLLGRDLSFGIDASFKSTNNNQNALYDTARASLRPRIGFPISENGLLTLYYAYDYIEVKDYNSADPSKPSPFIEEDVLQGGIGTSALGYSYSYDTRRTGLNPNAGVLFRFGQEFGFGDSRFIDTTADVTAQTRVLSEEVILRAAIEGGLLSYASGDSRITDRYFLGSGTMRGFEPGGVGPRDASSDDALGGNAFAVVRLDAEFPLGLPEEYGISGGVFLDYGSVWDVGSSFGPVEYDDFTPRTVAGVSIFWDTPIGPLRFNYTEPLDVQENDQTKQFDVTISTDF, from the coding sequence ATGAACAATACACTACACGCTGTGAATGTAATTTTGGAACGTCTGCGGGTCATGACCCGCGGGTGGGCATTTATTGCCACCCTGTTTGTGTCAGGGATGACGGCGCTCGCCACCCCTGTTTCTGCACAGGATTTTAACTTTTCCAACGTTTCTGTCGAAGGCAACCAGCGGATCGAAATCGCGACAATCCTGACGTATTTGGGATTTGGTCAGGGCGAAGCCGTCACGGCCGGTGTAGTGAACGATGCCGCCCAACGGATTCGGGCGACGGGTCTGTTTGAAAGTGTTGATGTCGTCGCGCAAGGGCGCACCTTGATTGTTCGCGTGGTCGAATTCCCAACGATCAACCAGATCACATTTGAAGGCAACTCCCGCATTCGCGACGCCGAATTGAGTGCCGCTGTGCGCAGCCAACCCCGCCGCGTCTATAGCCCGAGCCAGGCAGAGTCAGATACCGCCGCGATCACGCAGGTTTATGCCGACCAAGGCCGCATCAACGCGACAGTCACGCCGCGCATCATTCAGCGATCCGACAACCGCATCGACCTGATCTTTGAGGTTTTCGAGGGTGGCTTGACCGAGGTGGAGCGCATCAGCTTTGTGGGCAACCGCGCTTACGGCGAAAGCCGTCTGCGCCGTGTGTTGGAAACCAAGCAAGCAGGCCTTCTGCGCGCTGTAATCAGCCGCGATACGTTCATTGCCGACCGTGTCGCGTTCGACCAACAGGTGTTGACCGACTTTTATCAGTCACGCGGTTACGTTGATTTCCTAGTGCAAAACGTTGACGTGTCCCTGACGCGCGAACGCGACGCTTACCTCATTACGTTTAATGTCCAAGAGGGGCAGCAGTTCGAATTTGGCATTCTTTCCGTCACATCCGAAGTGACCGGCGCGGATCCTGCCATATTCGAGAACGCGCTGCGTTTGCGCACGGGTGTGACCTATTCGCCGGAATTGATTGAACGTGACATCTCGCGTTTGGAGCTTCTTGCACTGCACCAGCAATTGAACTTTGTACGCGTTGACCCAAGGGTCACTCGAAATGACCGCACATTGACGCTTGATGTTGAATTCGCGTTGGTGAATGGCCCGCGTATTTTTATTGAACGCATTGATATTGAGGGAAACAACACCACACTGGATAGAGTAATCCGGTCGCGTTTTGATGTAGTTGAGGGCGATCCGTTCAATCCCCGCCAGATCCGTGAAAGTGCAGAACGCATCCGCGCATTGGGCTACTTTGGCAATGCAGACGTAGATGCCCGTGAAGGGTCCAGCCCCGATCAGGTGGTGATCGATGTTGACGTCACAGAGGCGCCGACAGGATCATTGTCGTTTGGTGGTAACTTTTCAACAGACAACGGGTTCAGCCTGCTGGCCAGTTTCAAACAGGGCAATTTCGTGGGTCGTGGTCAATCGCTGAGTTTCAGCGTCCAAGCTGGCTCGGACAATCAAAACCTCTCGTTCAGCTTTACAGAACCACGTCTTCTGGGGCGTGATTTGAGTTTTGGTATAGATGCCAGTTTTAAGTCAACCAACAACAATCAAAACGCGCTGTACGATACGGCGCGTGCATCGCTGCGCCCACGCATTGGATTTCCCATCAGCGAAAATGGCCTTCTTACCCTATATTATGCATATGATTACATCGAGGTGAAAGACTATAATTCCGCCGATCCTTCGAAACCGTCACCATTCATTGAAGAGGACGTGTTGCAGGGTGGGATCGGCACCAGTGCGCTTGGCTACAGCTACAGCTATGACACCCGCCGTACGGGGCTGAACCCAAATGCGGGCGTTTTGTTCCGCTTCGGTCAGGAATTTGGCTTTGGTGATAGCCGCTTCATCGACACAACCGCTGATGTAACGGCCCAGACCCGCGTGCTGTCCGAAGAAGTGATATTGCGCGCGGCGATTGAGGGTGGCCTTCTCAGCTACGCCAGTGGCGACAGTCGGATCACTGACCGTTATTTCCTAGGCAGCGGAACCATGCGTGGTTTCGAGCCGGGCGGTGTTGGCCCACGCGATGCCTCGTCCGATGACGCGCTTGGCGGCAATGCCTTTGCAGTCGTGCGCCTTGATGCGGAATTTCCGCTGGGTTTGCCGGAGGAATACGGCATCTCGGGCGGTGTGTTCCTTGATTACGGCTCCGTATGGGATGTGGGCAGCAGCTTCGGTCCGGTAGAGTATGATGATTTCACGCCGCGCACGGTTGCCGGTGTGTCGATCTTCTGGGACACACCAATCGGCCCACTGCGATTCAACTACACCGAACCATTGGATGTGCAGGAAAACGACCAGACCAAGCAGTTTGATGTGACGATCTCGACGGACTTCTAA
- the rseP gene encoding RIP metalloprotease RseP, with product MTNLIPSFGNIAFTMLFFVIALSVIVAIHEYGHYIVGRWSGIHADVFSIGFGKVIWSRADKHGTVWQIAALPFGGYVKFKGDSNAASVGGDENVVSGRDTMLGAPLWARSATVAAGPIFNFILSFIVFAGILLFQGQPITPLTVSALPGFPENIEQQLEPGDRVLKVEGVALNYPDGFSAAVANVPSQPSVEYEVQRDGERMLVRGPQPQPAYVQSITPRSAADDADLRIGDVIVSLNGAPVFQFGDMVEIVNETRAQPIELVVWRDGETFTTTLTPRLMAILQADGSMMDEPKLGIGNGGLFFEPATTDVGIGESMKLAIQQVWFIIKQSLNGLKQMIVGNINTCNLSGPVGIAETSGSMASQGTLAFISFIAVLSTAVGMLNLFPIPILDGGHLCFHAYEAVTGKMPSDGALRILMAIGLALIGTLMLFAIGNDLLFCP from the coding sequence ATGACCAACCTGATCCCGTCCTTTGGGAATATCGCCTTTACAATGCTGTTCTTTGTGATCGCCTTGTCGGTAATCGTGGCGATCCACGAGTACGGTCACTACATCGTCGGGCGATGGTCTGGCATTCATGCGGACGTGTTTTCTATCGGCTTTGGTAAGGTCATCTGGAGCCGTGCTGACAAACACGGCACGGTTTGGCAGATCGCAGCCTTGCCTTTTGGCGGCTATGTTAAATTCAAGGGCGACAGCAACGCGGCGTCCGTGGGCGGCGATGAAAATGTCGTATCAGGGCGCGACACAATGCTCGGAGCGCCGCTTTGGGCCCGTTCTGCCACGGTCGCGGCGGGGCCAATTTTCAATTTCATCCTGTCATTCATCGTATTTGCCGGAATCTTGCTGTTTCAAGGCCAACCGATTACTCCGCTGACCGTATCGGCTTTGCCGGGCTTTCCCGAGAACATTGAACAACAACTGGAACCTGGCGACCGCGTTTTGAAGGTGGAAGGCGTGGCGTTGAATTATCCGGACGGGTTCAGTGCGGCCGTTGCCAATGTGCCGTCGCAGCCATCGGTTGAATATGAAGTTCAGCGGGACGGGGAGCGCATGTTGGTGCGCGGCCCGCAGCCGCAGCCGGCTTATGTGCAATCGATAACGCCGCGATCTGCGGCAGATGACGCTGATTTACGGATTGGCGACGTGATCGTCAGCTTGAATGGCGCACCGGTGTTCCAGTTTGGCGATATGGTTGAAATTGTGAATGAGACACGCGCGCAACCGATCGAACTGGTTGTCTGGCGCGACGGAGAAACGTTCACGACCACTTTGACACCGCGCCTGATGGCGATCCTGCAAGCGGACGGGTCGATGATGGATGAACCCAAGCTTGGCATTGGCAATGGCGGGCTGTTCTTTGAACCAGCGACAACAGATGTCGGCATCGGCGAATCCATGAAGTTGGCGATTCAACAAGTCTGGTTCATCATCAAACAGTCCCTCAACGGGCTCAAACAGATGATCGTTGGCAACATCAACACCTGCAATCTGAGCGGGCCAGTGGGTATCGCCGAAACGTCAGGGTCCATGGCCAGCCAAGGCACGTTGGCTTTCATCAGTTTTATTGCGGTCTTGTCGACGGCGGTGGGCATGCTGAACCTGTTCCCAATTCCGATACTGGACGGTGGGCATCTTTGTTTTCACGCCTATGAAGCGGTGACAGGCAAAATGCCAAGCGACGGGGCCCTGCGGATCCTCATGGCGATCGGGCTGGCATTGATCGGCACGCTGATGTTGTTTGCCATCGGCAATGACTTGTTGTTCTGCCCGTAA
- the dxr gene encoding 1-deoxy-D-xylulose-5-phosphate reductoisomerase, whose translation MRRISIFGATGSIGQNTVDLIRRSRDDYHVVALTGSQNIPQLIKDAKALRAEVAVTSDPARLVELRDGLAGSGVEAAAGDGALIEAAARPADWIMSAIVGAAGLRPGLEALKHGTVLALANKESLVTAGPLLMSEAKRLGSTVLPVDSEHSAVFQALVGEDMSSVERIIITASGGAFRDHPLSALDHVTVDEASNHPNWDMGQRITIDSASMFNKAMELIETKEFFGVRPDQIETIIHPESLIHALVGFNDGALMAHVGPHDMRHAIGFALNWPKRKALPVQRLDLAQIGQLNFRAPEAARYPALLIAQKVMEAGGLTGAVFNAAKERALDGFLAGACSFTDMARIVDRVVDVMLSNEGLQNATITLDSVDEADAIARALTGEEIAKRES comes from the coding sequence TTGAGGCGGATCAGTATTTTCGGGGCGACGGGATCGATTGGTCAAAACACGGTTGATCTGATCCGCCGCAGTAGAGATGACTATCATGTCGTGGCCCTGACAGGGTCACAGAATATCCCGCAATTAATTAAAGACGCCAAGGCGTTACGGGCCGAAGTTGCCGTTACATCTGATCCCGCACGGCTAGTAGAATTGCGTGACGGGTTGGCAGGATCTGGCGTCGAAGCTGCGGCAGGTGACGGCGCCTTGATCGAAGCGGCGGCGCGTCCTGCCGATTGGATTATGTCGGCTATAGTTGGCGCCGCGGGCCTGCGACCGGGATTGGAAGCCCTGAAGCATGGCACAGTTTTGGCACTGGCTAATAAGGAATCTTTGGTCACTGCTGGCCCGCTTTTAATGAGCGAAGCCAAACGGTTAGGGTCCACAGTTCTTCCAGTTGATTCAGAGCATTCGGCGGTGTTTCAAGCGTTGGTCGGCGAAGACATGTCCTCGGTGGAACGCATCATTATCACGGCCAGCGGCGGCGCGTTTCGCGACCACCCTTTGTCTGCCTTGGACCACGTCACAGTGGACGAAGCATCAAATCATCCGAACTGGGACATGGGGCAACGTATCACGATTGATTCCGCATCCATGTTTAACAAAGCGATGGAATTGATTGAAACAAAAGAATTTTTCGGCGTTAGGCCTGACCAAATTGAGACTATCATTCATCCGGAAAGTCTGATCCACGCGCTTGTTGGCTTCAACGATGGCGCCTTGATGGCCCATGTTGGCCCACATGACATGCGCCATGCGATTGGCTTTGCGTTAAACTGGCCGAAGCGAAAAGCCCTTCCTGTGCAACGTCTCGACCTCGCGCAGATCGGCCAACTGAACTTTCGCGCACCCGAAGCGGCGCGGTATCCAGCCCTTTTGATTGCCCAAAAAGTGATGGAGGCGGGAGGTCTGACGGGTGCGGTTTTCAACGCGGCCAAGGAGCGCGCGTTGGATGGGTTCCTTGCAGGCGCGTGCAGTTTCACCGATATGGCGCGTATCGTTGATCGTGTGGTTGACGTGATGTTGTCCAACGAGGGGCTGCAAAATGCCACGATCACACTAGATAGCGTAGACGAAGCGGACGCGATTGCGCGCGCACTAACCGGCGAAGAAATCGCAAAACGAGAAAGCTAG
- a CDS encoding phosphatidate cytidylyltransferase, with protein sequence MAADWDDLKVRLTSGAWMAVIGIGAIIVGGVWFQMLAIFVTAVMVWECWIMIRGASPTSGMLLAAAVASILSAQVFGGAQNYEFLVLFLVVPIIGAAVLKRERITFFIFSLGVQIAGYGLVHFRIDFGFTWLIWLVSIVVVTDIAGYFVGKSIGGPKFWPSISPKKTWSGTIGGWIGAALVGVTFVMLTDASWTIILLSVVMSFAGQMGDIAESALKRRQGVKDSSTLIPGHGGLFDRFDALLGASLFMLLFASVFDVPGVAF encoded by the coding sequence ATGGCTGCTGATTGGGATGATCTGAAAGTGCGCCTGACGTCGGGCGCGTGGATGGCTGTCATCGGCATTGGTGCGATTATTGTCGGTGGGGTCTGGTTCCAGATGCTTGCCATTTTTGTGACCGCTGTGATGGTCTGGGAATGCTGGATCATGATCCGTGGGGCATCGCCGACCTCTGGCATGTTGTTGGCCGCTGCTGTTGCGTCAATCTTGTCTGCGCAGGTCTTTGGCGGCGCGCAGAACTATGAATTTCTGGTGCTTTTCCTTGTGGTGCCGATCATTGGCGCGGCTGTGCTAAAACGCGAACGCATCACGTTTTTCATTTTCTCCTTGGGCGTGCAAATTGCTGGTTACGGACTTGTACATTTCCGGATTGATTTCGGATTCACGTGGTTGATCTGGCTCGTCAGTATTGTTGTTGTGACTGATATTGCGGGATATTTTGTGGGTAAGTCGATTGGTGGGCCGAAATTCTGGCCCTCGATCAGCCCCAAAAAAACATGGAGCGGCACGATTGGTGGCTGGATTGGCGCAGCACTTGTCGGAGTTACTTTTGTCATGCTCACGGATGCAAGCTGGACCATTATCCTGCTGTCCGTCGTGATGAGCTTTGCGGGTCAAATGGGTGATATCGCGGAAAGTGCGCTAAAACGACGCCAAGGTGTGAAAGACAGCTCGACCCTTATTCCAGGGCATGGTGGCTTGTTTGATCGCTTTGATGCGCTGCTTGGTGCGTCCTTGTTTATGCTTCTTTTCGCGAGCGTTTTTGATGTGCCAGGCGTCGCCTTTTGA
- the uppS gene encoding polyprenyl diphosphate synthase, whose protein sequence is MAKDSSVGPNHVAIIMDGNGRWAQMRNRPRLFGHHAGARRVREIVEACPAEGVKYLTVFAFSTENWKRTQTEVAGLMKLFRRYIQREARDLLANGVRVRFIGDRVRLDDKLVRLMDELELLTSQNDRVHLTVALNYGGRDEVTRAARRLALDVAAGKLMPADVGDETLPKYLDTCFLPDPDLVIRTSGEARISNFLLWQSAYAEYEFIDTLWPDFTPEVFAKVLTGFKARDRRFGAVKV, encoded by the coding sequence ATGGCCAAAGACAGCAGCGTCGGACCAAATCACGTCGCAATTATAATGGATGGCAATGGTCGCTGGGCGCAGATGCGCAATCGGCCGCGTTTGTTTGGCCATCATGCGGGCGCGCGCCGTGTGCGTGAAATCGTTGAGGCGTGCCCGGCTGAGGGCGTTAAATACCTGACAGTCTTCGCGTTTTCGACCGAAAATTGGAAACGGACCCAGACCGAAGTTGCCGGTCTAATGAAATTGTTCCGCCGTTATATTCAGCGCGAAGCACGTGATTTATTGGCCAATGGCGTTCGCGTGCGTTTTATCGGTGACCGCGTGCGGCTGGACGACAAACTTGTGCGCCTGATGGATGAGCTGGAACTGCTGACATCGCAAAACGACCGTGTGCACCTTACGGTGGCGCTTAACTATGGTGGCCGCGATGAAGTTACGCGTGCCGCGCGGCGTTTGGCCCTTGATGTGGCTGCGGGTAAGCTTATGCCTGCTGATGTTGGCGATGAAACCTTGCCAAAATACCTCGACACGTGTTTTTTACCCGACCCCGATTTGGTGATCCGCACCAGCGGCGAAGCACGGATTTCGAATTTCTTGCTTTGGCAATCGGCCTACGCGGAATATGAATTTATCGACACACTTTGGCCGGACTTCACGCCGGAGGTTTTCGCCAAGGTCCTGACTGGTTTTAAGGCGCGCGACCGCCGCTTTGGCGCGGTAAAGGTCTAA
- the frr gene encoding ribosome recycling factor, whose translation MSDDFILDTDDLTRRMDGAIANLRVEFASLRTGRASASILEPIMVDAYGSQTPINQVGTVNVPESRMVTVNVWDKGLVSKVEKAIRESGLGINPQLNGTIIMLPIPELNEERRTQLTKVAGTYAENGRVSIRNVRRDGMDQVKKAKNDGMSEDDQKFWEGAVQEMTNDYIKRVDDQLEIKQAEIMQV comes from the coding sequence ATGTCAGATGATTTCATCCTTGATACCGACGATTTGACCCGCCGCATGGACGGAGCAATTGCCAATTTACGCGTTGAATTCGCGTCCCTTCGAACCGGACGTGCATCCGCATCGATTCTGGAGCCGATCATGGTCGACGCTTATGGCTCACAGACCCCGATCAACCAGGTCGGCACCGTCAACGTGCCGGAATCGCGCATGGTCACAGTCAATGTTTGGGACAAAGGTCTTGTAAGTAAGGTTGAAAAGGCCATCCGCGAAAGCGGCCTTGGGATTAATCCACAGCTCAACGGCACGATCATTATGTTGCCAATCCCCGAATTAAACGAAGAACGCCGCACGCAGCTGACCAAAGTTGCCGGTACCTACGCTGAAAACGGGCGGGTCTCGATCCGCAATGTGCGCCGTGACGGAATGGATCAGGTCAAGAAAGCCAAGAACGATGGCATGTCGGAGGACGACCAGAAGTTTTGGGAAGGCGCCGTTCAGGAAATGACCAACGACTATATTAAGCGTGTTGATGACCAGCTTGAGATCAAGCAGGCGGAGATCATGCAAGTCTGA
- the pyrH gene encoding UMP kinase gives MPEPEKVVYKRVMLKISGEALMGDQGYGLHPPTVERIAREVQSVQEMGVEICMVIGGGNIFRGLQGSAQGMERTTADYMGMLATVMNALAMQAALEGLKIHTRVISAITMNEVAEPYIRRRAVRHLEKKRICIFAAGTGNPYFTTDTAATLRASEMACEAIFKGTKVDGVYDKDPNKHDDAKRYETITYDEVLAQHLGVMDASAIALARENSLPIIVFSLDEPGGFRAILDGTGTSTTVVA, from the coding sequence ATGCCTGAACCCGAAAAAGTCGTGTATAAAAGGGTCATGCTGAAGATTTCCGGTGAGGCCCTGATGGGCGATCAAGGATATGGTCTACATCCGCCAACTGTCGAGCGCATTGCGCGTGAAGTTCAATCAGTCCAAGAAATGGGTGTTGAAATCTGCATGGTCATCGGAGGTGGCAACATTTTCCGCGGGCTGCAAGGATCCGCGCAGGGAATGGAACGCACCACGGCGGACTATATGGGCATGCTGGCGACGGTGATGAATGCACTGGCAATGCAGGCCGCCCTCGAAGGGCTTAAAATTCACACCCGTGTTATTTCTGCAATCACAATGAACGAAGTCGCCGAACCCTACATTCGCCGGCGTGCTGTACGCCATTTGGAAAAGAAGCGGATCTGCATTTTTGCCGCCGGAACAGGCAACCCGTATTTCACCACAGACACAGCCGCGACGCTGCGGGCGTCAGAAATGGCCTGCGAGGCGATCTTCAAGGGCACCAAAGTTGACGGGGTTTATGACAAAGACCCCAATAAACACGACGATGCCAAACGCTATGAGACAATCACCTATGACGAAGTGTTGGCCCAGCACCTTGGCGTGATGGACGCCAGCGCGATTGCGTTGGCACGTGAAAACAGCCTGCCAATCATCGTCTTCAGTCTTGATGAACCAGGAGGGTTCCGCGCGATCCTTGACGGAACAGGCACATCGACGACAGTGGTCGCCTGA
- the miaA gene encoding tRNA (adenosine(37)-N6)-dimethylallyltransferase MiaA produces MIELSQIHPDKPVLIYGPTASGKSGLALEIARRQGGVIVNADALQAYQGWPILTAQPSAADLDRAPHHLYGHLAFDAPYSVGDWLRDVAPFLKRPYKTGARPIIVGGTGLYFTALTEGLAEIPPTPAGIRAKADAIPLPDLVSALDPATAAGLDLNNRARVQRAWEVQQTTGRSIRDWQDATPPSLLALEECTALALMPDVEWLNARIQTRYAIMMDAGAMAEAKAMVPNWDQTAPSSKAIGAAEMIQLIGGDITPDSAREAIIIATRQYAKRQRTWLRSRMKRWQTVALPNVDDVILST; encoded by the coding sequence ATGATTGAACTCTCGCAAATCCACCCCGACAAGCCGGTGCTGATCTATGGGCCGACCGCGTCGGGCAAATCCGGTCTGGCTTTGGAGATTGCGCGACGCCAAGGCGGTGTAATCGTTAACGCCGATGCGTTGCAGGCTTATCAGGGCTGGCCGATCTTGACCGCTCAACCAAGTGCCGCGGATTTGGACCGCGCGCCGCATCACCTTTATGGTCACCTTGCGTTTGATGCGCCCTATTCTGTTGGCGATTGGCTACGCGATGTCGCGCCGTTTCTGAAACGGCCATATAAAACGGGGGCGCGGCCAATCATTGTTGGTGGCACCGGGCTTTACTTTACTGCCCTGACCGAAGGGCTGGCCGAAATCCCGCCAACCCCTGCCGGTATCAGGGCCAAAGCTGATGCAATTCCCCTGCCCGATCTGGTATCCGCACTCGATCCTGCGACCGCAGCTGGCCTTGATCTGAACAATCGCGCCCGCGTGCAGCGCGCGTGGGAGGTGCAGCAAACGACTGGACGTTCTATTCGCGACTGGCAAGATGCGACACCGCCGTCGCTATTGGCGCTGGAGGAGTGTACCGCGCTTGCGTTGATGCCCGACGTGGAGTGGCTGAACGCGCGAATCCAAACGCGGTACGCCATAATGATGGACGCTGGCGCCATGGCCGAGGCCAAAGCAATGGTGCCAAACTGGGACCAGACCGCACCATCGTCCAAAGCCATAGGCGCAGCAGAAATGATCCAACTGATCGGGGGAGATATCACCCCTGATTCGGCACGCGAGGCGATCATCATTGCAACACGGCAATACGCCAAACGACAACGCACATGGCTGCGGTCCCGTATGAAGCGCTGGCAGACCGTTGCGCTACCAAATGTGGATGATGTCATTTTATCCACATAA